One segment of Sinorhizobium sp. BG8 DNA contains the following:
- a CDS encoding SprT family zinc-dependent metalloprotease yields the protein MFPSLRKPRRTLRTPPPPETRQLEVNGRTLPLTIRRNARATRLTLRIEPGGRALRMTIPTGLPERDIRDFLDRHQAWLMTKLARFSSSNALCDGAHVFVRGVAHRIEATGRLRGLTEAVVENGEAILRVSGLEEHLPRRISDFLKKEARRDLDERVSIHALSVGKKVKSLTLRDTRSRWGSCSADGALSFSWRIAMAPPHVIDYLAAHEVAHLREMNHSPKFWALCAKLCPQMEDAKRWLKRNGTMLHALDFD from the coding sequence ATGTTCCCATCGCTTCGCAAACCGCGGCGCACTCTCAGGACACCGCCACCACCCGAGACCCGGCAGCTGGAGGTGAACGGAAGGACGTTGCCGCTGACGATCCGGCGCAACGCCCGCGCGACACGGCTGACGCTGCGCATCGAGCCCGGCGGCCGGGCGTTGCGGATGACGATACCGACAGGCCTGCCCGAGCGCGACATCCGCGATTTCCTCGATCGTCATCAGGCCTGGCTCATGACGAAGCTTGCCCGGTTCTCGAGCAGCAATGCGTTGTGCGACGGTGCCCATGTTTTCGTGCGCGGAGTGGCCCATCGCATCGAAGCGACCGGCAGGTTGCGTGGCCTGACCGAGGCGGTGGTCGAGAATGGCGAGGCGATCCTGCGCGTGAGTGGTCTCGAGGAACATCTTCCGCGCCGTATCTCAGATTTTCTGAAGAAGGAAGCGCGTCGCGATCTCGACGAGCGCGTGTCCATCCATGCGCTTAGCGTCGGAAAGAAGGTAAAATCGCTGACGCTGCGCGATACCCGCAGCCGGTGGGGGTCGTGTTCGGCGGACGGTGCGCTCAGCTTTTCCTGGCGGATAGCCATGGCGCCACCCCATGTGATCGACTATCTGGCGGCCCACGAAGTCGCGCATTTGCGCGAAATGAATCACAGCCCGAAGTTCTGGGCGCTTTGTGCCAAGCTCTGCCCGCAGATGGAGGACGCCAAACGGTGGCTGAAGCGCAATGGCACCATGCTTCATGCGCTGGACTTCGACTGA
- a CDS encoding ABC transporter permease gives MTITSTDGAAAAPRRGMNILFSLTLIGLLLFLWIVLGFWTASFWTPLNISNLLRQGAMTAILAVGQTFVIITAGIDLSVGAIVGFTSVILAWLLQAGLPLWASILVTLLIGVGIGIFHGFGIVRMGLPPFIITLATLTSLRGIGLLITNGSTISITNEVFTNFARADFLGIPSLFWMVIVVAVPAYIYLHLSRWGRYLFAVGSNSEAARLSGVNVNRTIYTAYILSATCAAFVGILLASRIGIGNATQAEGWELQAIASSVIGGTSLFGAVGSVHGPLIGAFILATINNGANLLNVNSFWQRIITGLLIIVIVYFDQLRRRGNR, from the coding sequence ATGACAATCACCTCCACGGACGGCGCGGCTGCGGCACCGCGGCGCGGGATGAACATCCTCTTCAGCCTGACACTGATCGGCCTCCTGTTGTTCCTCTGGATCGTCCTTGGCTTCTGGACGGCGAGCTTCTGGACCCCGCTCAACATCAGCAACCTGCTTCGCCAGGGCGCCATGACGGCCATCCTCGCGGTGGGGCAGACCTTCGTCATCATCACTGCCGGGATCGATCTGTCTGTCGGCGCGATCGTCGGCTTCACCAGCGTCATCCTCGCCTGGCTCCTTCAAGCGGGCCTGCCGCTTTGGGCATCGATCCTGGTCACGCTGCTGATCGGGGTCGGAATCGGCATCTTCCATGGTTTCGGCATCGTGCGAATGGGCCTGCCGCCTTTCATCATAACGCTGGCCACCCTGACGTCGCTTCGCGGTATCGGTCTGCTTATCACCAATGGCTCGACGATCTCGATCACGAACGAGGTCTTCACGAACTTCGCCCGCGCCGATTTCCTCGGAATTCCGAGCCTGTTCTGGATGGTCATCGTCGTTGCCGTGCCCGCCTATATCTATCTTCATCTCAGCCGCTGGGGGCGCTATCTCTTTGCCGTCGGCTCGAACAGCGAGGCGGCGCGTCTTTCTGGCGTCAATGTCAACCGCACCATCTACACGGCCTACATTCTGTCGGCGACCTGCGCTGCGTTCGTCGGCATCCTGCTCGCATCGCGCATCGGCATCGGCAATGCAACGCAAGCGGAAGGCTGGGAACTTCAGGCGATCGCCTCGTCCGTTATCGGTGGAACGAGCCTCTTCGGTGCGGTCGGCTCCGTCCATGGCCCTCTGATCGGTGCATTCATCCTGGCGACGATCAACAATGGCGCCAACCTCCTGAACGTCAATTCGTTTTGGCAGCGCATCATAACCGGCCTGCTGATCATCGTGATCGTGTACTTCGACCAGCTCCGGCGGCGCGGCAACCGATGA
- the phaZ gene encoding polyhydroxyalkanoate depolymerase — translation MYYQFYEMSHAMMAPWRAVADQMRLAIQNPLNPLAHTYFGRTFAAGLEVLERSTRRYAKPEFGLPETVVDGETVSVHERIVWKRPFCNLIHFERVVPAGHRKDPKILIVAPMSGHYATLLRGTVETLLPSADVYITDWIDARMVPLSEGSFDLDDYIDYVIEMLHHLGPNTHVIGVCQPAVPVLAAVAVMEANEDPLSPLSMTLMGGPIDTRVNPTGVNQLAEERPLEWFRDNVIMPVPWPQPGFMRLVYPGFLQLSGFMSMNLDRHLIAHKEFFAHLVKNDGDAAEKHRDFYDEYLAVMDMTAEFYLQTVDTVFKKHSLPKGEMMHRGRAIDTGAIRKVALLTVEGENDDISGVGQTHAAHTICTGIPEHMRMHYMQPDVGHYGVFNGSRFRKEIAPRIVAFMNAQSRAEPPVRRVIKGGKSSPGV, via the coding sequence ATGTATTACCAATTCTATGAAATGAGCCACGCTATGATGGCGCCCTGGCGCGCCGTTGCTGACCAGATGCGGCTGGCCATTCAGAATCCGCTCAATCCCTTGGCCCATACCTACTTCGGGCGCACGTTTGCAGCCGGGCTCGAGGTCCTGGAGAGATCCACCCGTCGCTACGCCAAGCCCGAGTTCGGGCTACCCGAAACGGTCGTTGATGGGGAGACGGTCTCCGTTCATGAACGGATTGTCTGGAAGCGCCCGTTCTGCAATCTCATCCATTTCGAAAGGGTTGTTCCGGCAGGTCACCGAAAAGATCCGAAGATTCTGATCGTTGCTCCAATGTCGGGGCACTACGCAACGCTTCTGCGCGGTACGGTCGAGACGTTGCTGCCCAGCGCGGACGTCTACATCACGGACTGGATCGATGCGCGCATGGTCCCGCTGTCTGAGGGATCGTTCGATCTTGACGACTACATCGATTACGTCATCGAGATGCTCCATCATCTCGGGCCGAACACGCATGTGATCGGTGTCTGCCAGCCTGCTGTGCCGGTCCTCGCCGCCGTGGCTGTGATGGAGGCCAATGAAGACCCGCTTTCGCCTCTCTCCATGACCCTGATGGGCGGACCGATCGACACGCGGGTGAATCCGACCGGCGTCAATCAGCTTGCGGAGGAGCGGCCGCTCGAATGGTTCCGCGACAACGTGATCATGCCTGTTCCGTGGCCCCAACCCGGCTTCATGCGCCTTGTCTATCCGGGTTTCCTGCAGCTTTCCGGCTTCATGTCGATGAATCTCGACCGGCATCTCATCGCACACAAGGAATTCTTTGCTCATCTGGTGAAGAATGACGGCGACGCGGCGGAGAAGCATCGCGACTTCTACGACGAGTACCTTGCCGTCATGGACATGACGGCCGAGTTCTACCTCCAGACCGTTGACACCGTCTTCAAGAAACATTCCCTCCCCAAGGGCGAGATGATGCACCGGGGTCGCGCAATCGATACGGGAGCTATCCGCAAGGTCGCTTTGTTGACGGTTGAAGGCGAGAACGACGACATTTCCGGCGTCGGCCAGACTCACGCGGCCCACACGATCTGTACCGGCATTCCGGAGCACATGAGGATGCACTACATGCAGCCGGATGTGGGACACTACGGCGTGTTCAATGGCTCGCGCTTCCGCAAGGAAATCGCGCCGCGGATTGTTGCATTCATGAATGCGCAATCGAGAGCGGAACCTCCCGTGCGGCGGGTCATCAAGGGCGGCAAATCCTCTCCGGGCGTCTGA
- a CDS encoding folylpolyglutamate synthase/dihydrofolate synthase family protein — MTTETTEAGREIEKLLALHPKGFDLSLNRISRLLETLGNPQTRLPPVIHVAGTNGKGSVSAFSRSILEASGLAVHVHTSPHLVNWHERYRLGRKGLPGELVADPVLADAVRRVADANDGQKITVFEILTAVTFLLFSEHPADVAVLEVGLGGRFDATNVITNPAVSVIMPISLDHQAYLGDRVELIAAEKAGIMKRGVPVVIGHQEHDAARDVLIATAERLGCPFSVYGQDFLAHEEFGRLIYQDEDGLHDLPLPRLPGRHQYANAAAAIRAVKAAGFVVSETALEKGLTSVDWPGRLQRLTYGKLAGIAPRTSEIWVDGGHNPGAGRVIAETMANLEDRDPRPLFLITGMINTKDPVGYFEAFRGIAERVFTVPIRHSDAAIDPVSLAADAAEAGLDAEPLSSVADALAAIAKIVEEDNVAPRILIGGSLYLVGDVLADNGTPPK, encoded by the coding sequence ATGACGACCGAGACCACCGAAGCGGGCCGGGAGATCGAGAAACTCCTGGCTCTGCATCCCAAGGGCTTCGATCTGTCGCTCAATCGTATCTCGCGGTTGCTGGAGACCCTCGGCAATCCGCAGACGCGCCTCCCTCCCGTGATTCATGTCGCGGGAACGAATGGCAAAGGGTCGGTTTCCGCCTTCAGCCGCTCGATTCTCGAGGCATCCGGTCTCGCGGTCCACGTCCACACCTCGCCGCATCTCGTGAACTGGCATGAGCGCTATCGTCTCGGTCGCAAGGGCTTGCCCGGCGAACTGGTGGCCGATCCTGTCCTTGCCGATGCGGTTCGCCGCGTTGCCGACGCCAATGACGGTCAGAAGATCACTGTCTTCGAGATTTTGACAGCGGTCACCTTCCTTCTGTTTTCCGAGCATCCGGCGGATGTGGCCGTTCTCGAGGTCGGCCTCGGCGGTCGCTTCGACGCGACGAACGTGATCACGAACCCTGCCGTTTCCGTCATCATGCCGATCTCGCTCGACCACCAGGCCTATCTTGGCGATCGCGTGGAGCTGATCGCTGCGGAAAAGGCGGGGATCATGAAACGCGGCGTGCCGGTGGTCATCGGTCATCAGGAGCACGATGCGGCGCGCGACGTGCTGATCGCCACTGCCGAACGGCTTGGCTGCCCCTTTTCGGTCTATGGCCAGGACTTCCTCGCGCATGAGGAGTTCGGGCGCCTGATCTATCAGGACGAAGACGGTTTGCACGATCTTCCTCTGCCGCGCCTGCCCGGGCGGCATCAGTATGCGAATGCGGCGGCGGCCATCCGCGCGGTCAAGGCCGCCGGTTTCGTCGTGTCCGAAACAGCCCTCGAAAAAGGACTGACGTCGGTCGACTGGCCTGGGAGGCTTCAGCGGCTGACCTACGGCAAGCTTGCGGGGATCGCGCCGAGAACCTCCGAAATCTGGGTGGATGGCGGGCACAATCCCGGTGCCGGGAGGGTTATCGCCGAAACCATGGCCAATCTCGAGGACCGCGACCCGCGGCCGCTTTTCCTCATAACAGGCATGATCAACACCAAGGATCCCGTGGGTTATTTCGAGGCCTTCCGCGGTATCGCGGAACGGGTCTTCACAGTTCCGATCCGCCATTCCGACGCAGCTATCGATCCGGTGAGCCTGGCGGCCGACGCGGCGGAAGCGGGGCTCGACGCCGAACCGCTGTCAAGCGTGGCCGACGCGCTTGCGGCGATTGCGAAGATCGTTGAGGAAGACAACGTGGCGCCGCGGATCCTGATCGGCGGTTCGCTCTATCTGGTGGGCGACGTTCTTGCCGACAATGGCACCCCGCCGAAATGA
- a CDS encoding DUF2852 domain-containing protein: MNQSALIRPDWTPVTIAMMVLGFVVFWPLGLAMLAYIMFGDRLKSFKRDLNGATDGFFASCRRGRSSHRHYGFDTGNVAFDDWREAELKRLEEERRKLDEMRAEFDAYVRELRRAKDQEEFDRFMRERNTGGSGPAPGYPAT, from the coding sequence ATGAACCAGTCAGCCCTGATACGTCCCGACTGGACGCCCGTTACCATTGCAATGATGGTGCTTGGCTTCGTGGTTTTCTGGCCCCTCGGCCTGGCCATGCTGGCCTATATTATGTTCGGAGACCGACTGAAAAGCTTCAAGCGAGATCTGAACGGCGCGACCGATGGCTTCTTTGCCTCCTGCCGCCGCGGCAGGTCCAGTCATCGCCACTATGGTTTCGATACCGGCAACGTCGCCTTCGACGACTGGCGCGAAGCTGAACTGAAGCGCCTTGAGGAAGAACGTCGCAAGCTCGACGAGATGCGCGCCGAATTCGACGCCTATGTCCGCGAGTTGCGTCGGGCAAAGGACCAGGAAGAGTTCGATCGCTTCATGCGCGAACGCAATACAGGTGGAAGCGGGCCGGCTCCCGGTTATCCGGCCACCTGA
- a CDS encoding zinc-binding alcohol dehydrogenase family protein yields the protein MKAVICREPGRLELSEAAPPASVPAGWVRLAVSHVGICGTDYHIFEGKHPYLEYPRIMGHEISATVRDPGSQSGLAVGTPVIVNPYIACGTCVACRQDKRNCCTAIRVLGVHTDGAFCEEIAVPAENVYPAEGLSLEAAATVEFLAIGAHAVRRSLASAGVRSLVIGAGPIGLGTALFSRIAGHDVTLLDTSSERLQMARERFGFERSILGGEDTVASVHALTAGEGFDVVFDATGYAKSMEAAFAYVAHGGTLVFVSVVKDEIRFSDPEFHKREMTVIGSRNATKADFEHVAASIRGGLVPVDQLITHRTTLERVPDDLARWATEKAGLIKAVVKIG from the coding sequence ATGAAAGCTGTGATTTGCCGGGAGCCAGGACGTCTCGAACTGTCGGAGGCGGCACCCCCAGCTTCAGTTCCGGCGGGCTGGGTTCGCCTTGCGGTAAGCCATGTCGGCATATGCGGCACGGATTATCACATCTTCGAAGGCAAGCATCCCTATCTCGAGTATCCGAGGATCATGGGGCATGAGATCTCCGCCACCGTGCGTGATCCGGGTTCGCAGTCCGGGCTCGCAGTCGGCACGCCCGTCATCGTCAATCCGTACATCGCCTGCGGAACATGCGTCGCTTGCCGACAGGACAAACGCAACTGCTGCACCGCAATCCGCGTCCTGGGCGTCCACACCGATGGAGCCTTTTGCGAGGAGATCGCCGTGCCGGCGGAGAATGTGTACCCCGCGGAAGGCCTGTCGCTCGAGGCGGCTGCCACGGTGGAGTTCCTGGCGATCGGCGCTCATGCGGTGCGCCGCTCTCTTGCATCCGCAGGCGTCCGCTCTCTTGTGATCGGAGCCGGGCCCATTGGCCTCGGCACGGCGCTTTTCTCGCGCATCGCCGGCCACGACGTGACCCTTCTAGACACATCCTCCGAGCGGTTGCAGATGGCGAGGGAGAGGTTTGGTTTCGAAAGGTCTATCCTTGGTGGTGAAGATACTGTGGCATCAGTTCACGCCCTGACAGCCGGCGAAGGCTTCGACGTGGTCTTCGACGCCACGGGCTACGCTAAGTCCATGGAAGCGGCATTTGCCTATGTCGCTCATGGCGGAACTCTGGTCTTTGTGAGCGTGGTGAAGGACGAGATTCGTTTTTCCGATCCCGAGTTCCACAAGAGGGAAATGACGGTCATCGGCAGTCGCAACGCGACTAAAGCGGATTTCGAGCACGTGGCGGCTTCGATTCGTGGCGGGCTGGTGCCGGTAGACCAGTTGATCACCCATCGCACGACCTTGGAACGCGTGCCCGATGATCTGGCTCGCTGGGCGACGGAAAAGGCGGGCCTGATCAAGGCGGTCGTAAAGATCGGATAA
- the accD gene encoding acetyl-CoA carboxylase, carboxyltransferase subunit beta, whose translation MNWITNYVRPKINSMLGRREVPENLWIKCPETGEMVFHRDLEENKWVIPASGYHMKMPAKARLKDLFDEGVYEALQQPKVPQDPLKFRDSKKYTDRLKDSRLKTELEDTIVAGVGRVQGLKLVAVVHEFSFMGGSLGIAAGEAIVKAFERAIAEKCPLVMFPASGGARMQEGILSLMQLPRTTVAVEMLKEAGLPYIVVLTNPTTGGVTASYAMLGDIHLAEPGAEICFAGKRVIEQTIREKLPEGFQTSEYLLAHGMVDMVVKRHDIPATLARLLKILLKKSVATEKTKPASATVLAPIAAQA comes from the coding sequence GTGAACTGGATCACCAATTACGTTCGGCCGAAAATCAACTCGATGCTCGGCCGTAGAGAGGTTCCGGAAAATCTCTGGATCAAGTGCCCTGAGACGGGTGAGATGGTCTTCCATCGGGATCTTGAGGAAAACAAGTGGGTTATCCCTGCCTCGGGCTACCATATGAAGATGCCGGCGAAGGCACGGCTGAAGGACCTGTTCGACGAAGGCGTCTACGAGGCGCTGCAGCAGCCCAAGGTGCCGCAGGACCCGCTGAAATTCCGCGACTCGAAGAAATACACCGACCGCCTGAAGGATAGCCGCCTTAAGACCGAGCTCGAAGATACGATCGTGGCCGGTGTCGGTCGCGTCCAGGGCCTGAAGCTCGTCGCGGTCGTGCATGAATTCAGCTTCATGGGCGGCTCGCTCGGCATTGCTGCAGGCGAGGCGATCGTCAAGGCGTTCGAGCGCGCGATCGCCGAGAAGTGCCCCTTGGTGATGTTTCCGGCCTCGGGCGGTGCCCGCATGCAGGAAGGTATTTTGTCGCTGATGCAGCTCCCGCGCACCACAGTTGCGGTCGAAATGCTGAAGGAAGCAGGGCTGCCCTACATCGTTGTCCTCACCAATCCGACGACGGGCGGTGTGACGGCATCCTACGCGATGCTTGGAGATATCCACCTTGCGGAACCGGGCGCAGAAATCTGCTTCGCAGGCAAGCGCGTCATTGAGCAGACGATCCGCGAAAAGCTGCCCGAGGGTTTCCAGACCTCCGAGTACCTTCTCGCCCACGGCATGGTCGACATGGTCGTCAAGCGGCACGATATTCCGGCGACGCTTGCGCGGTTGTTGAAGATACTGCTGAAGAAGTCCGTCGCGACCGAGAAGACGAAGCCGGCCTCCGCCACCGTACTTGCGCCGATTGCGGCGCAGGCCTGA
- a CDS encoding phosphoribosylanthranilate isomerase, translated as MGIDIKICGLKTEEAVEEAVSQGATHIGFIFFEKSPRYIEPADAGRLADRVRGKAKIVAVTVDVDNDELDEIIALLKPDVLQLHGSESPERVLNVKTLYGLPVMKALSVRSADDLKRVEPYVGIADRFLFDAKPPVGSDLPGGNGVSFDWHLMRLLDGDVDYMLSGGLNKDNIAEALATTNAPGIDVSSGVESRPGVKDLELMQAFFEAVRRSVNSAAASGSRM; from the coding sequence ATGGGAATTGATATCAAGATCTGCGGATTGAAGACCGAGGAAGCGGTTGAAGAAGCCGTTTCACAGGGCGCGACCCATATCGGCTTCATTTTCTTCGAGAAGAGCCCGCGCTACATCGAGCCTGCAGACGCCGGGCGTCTTGCCGATCGGGTGCGAGGCAAGGCCAAGATCGTTGCGGTAACCGTCGACGTCGACAATGACGAGCTGGACGAGATCATCGCATTGCTGAAACCTGACGTGCTGCAGCTGCACGGCAGCGAGAGCCCCGAACGGGTGCTCAACGTCAAGACGCTCTATGGCCTGCCGGTCATGAAGGCGCTTTCGGTTCGCAGTGCTGACGATCTGAAACGCGTCGAGCCTTACGTTGGGATAGCCGACCGTTTCCTGTTCGATGCAAAACCGCCGGTCGGATCGGACCTGCCCGGCGGAAACGGCGTGTCTTTCGACTGGCATCTCATGCGGCTGCTTGACGGCGATGTCGATTACATGCTTTCCGGTGGATTGAATAAAGACAATATCGCCGAGGCGCTGGCAACGACCAACGCCCCTGGTATCGATGTGTCTTCAGGTGTCGAGAGCAGGCCGGGCGTCAAGGATCTCGAATTGATGCAGGCGTTTTTCGAGGCGGTGCGGCGCTCTGTCAACTCAGCCGCGGCCTCAGGGAGCAGGATGTGA
- the trpB gene encoding tryptophan synthase subunit beta: MNQSPNLNSFREGPDEDGRFGIYGGRFVAETLMPLILDLQDKWNEAKSDPQFKAELAHLGAHYIGRPSPLYFAERLTAELGGAKIYFKREELNHTGSHKINNCIGQILLAKRMGKTRIIAETGAGQHGVASATVAARFGLPCVVYMGATDVERQAPNVFRMKLLGAEVKPVTAGHGTLKDAMNEALRDWVTNVDDTYYLIGTAAGPHPYPEMVRDFQSVIGQEAREQILAAEGRLPDVVIAAVGGGSNAIGIFHPFLDDKSVKIVGVEAGGKGLSGDEHCASITAGSPGVLHGNRTYLLQDGDGQIKEGHSISAGLDYPGIGPEHSWLNDIGRAEYVPIMDHEALEAFQTLTRLEGIIPALEPSHALAEVIKRAPKMGKDEIILMNLSGRGDKDIFTVGKILGLEL, translated from the coding sequence GTGAACCAGTCACCGAACTTGAACTCGTTTCGTGAAGGCCCCGACGAGGACGGACGTTTCGGCATTTATGGCGGTCGCTTCGTTGCCGAAACGCTTATGCCACTGATCCTGGATCTCCAGGACAAATGGAACGAAGCCAAATCCGATCCGCAATTCAAGGCGGAATTGGCGCATCTAGGCGCCCACTACATCGGCCGGCCGAGCCCGCTCTATTTCGCCGAGCGCCTGACGGCGGAACTGGGCGGCGCGAAAATCTACTTCAAGCGCGAAGAGCTGAACCACACCGGCTCGCACAAGATCAACAATTGCATCGGGCAGATCCTGCTTGCCAAGCGCATGGGCAAGACGCGCATAATCGCCGAGACCGGTGCCGGCCAGCACGGAGTTGCCTCGGCGACGGTTGCAGCGCGCTTCGGTCTTCCCTGCGTGGTCTACATGGGCGCGACGGATGTCGAGCGTCAGGCTCCGAACGTTTTCCGCATGAAGCTCCTCGGGGCCGAGGTAAAGCCGGTGACGGCCGGACACGGCACGCTGAAGGATGCGATGAACGAGGCATTGCGCGACTGGGTCACCAATGTTGACGATACATACTATCTGATCGGCACCGCTGCCGGCCCGCATCCCTATCCGGAGATGGTTCGAGATTTCCAGTCGGTCATCGGCCAGGAAGCGCGCGAACAGATTCTTGCGGCCGAGGGCCGTTTGCCCGACGTGGTCATTGCGGCCGTCGGCGGCGGGTCAAACGCGATCGGCATCTTCCATCCCTTCCTTGACGACAAGAGCGTAAAGATCGTCGGCGTGGAAGCGGGCGGCAAGGGGCTTTCGGGAGACGAGCACTGCGCATCGATCACGGCCGGCTCCCCGGGCGTCCTCCACGGAAACCGCACCTATCTCCTTCAGGATGGCGACGGACAGATCAAGGAAGGCCATTCGATCTCCGCCGGCCTCGATTATCCCGGCATCGGTCCGGAGCATTCCTGGCTCAACGATATCGGCCGTGCCGAATATGTTCCGATCATGGATCATGAAGCACTGGAAGCGTTCCAGACGCTGACGCGCCTCGAGGGTATAATTCCGGCACTGGAACCGAGCCATGCGCTTGCCGAGGTGATCAAGCGCGCACCGAAGATGGGCAAGGACGAAATAATCCTGATGAATCTTTCGGGTCGTGGCGACAAGGACATCTTCACCGTAGGCAAGATCCTCGGCTTGGAGCTTTAA
- a CDS encoding SDR family oxidoreductase, translated as MSGNLTGKTVLVTAAGQGIGRASALAFKEAGAVVHATDINAAALESLASEAGVFTRVLDVLDDAAVNKAVTEIGDIDVLFNCAGVVHGGTILETKDEDLEFAWNLNVRSMVRAIQAVLPGMLARGGGSIVNMASVASSVKGVPNRFAYTATKAAVIGLTKSVAADFVGQGIRCNAICPGTVESPSLQERMKAGGDYEAARAAFIARQPMGRIGTPEEIADLAVYLAGATYTTGQAYVIDGGWTG; from the coding sequence ATGAGCGGCAATCTCACTGGCAAGACAGTGCTGGTAACGGCGGCGGGACAGGGCATCGGCCGTGCCTCCGCACTCGCCTTCAAGGAGGCTGGAGCGGTCGTGCATGCAACGGACATAAATGCCGCCGCGCTCGAAAGCCTCGCCTCCGAGGCGGGTGTCTTTACCAGGGTTCTCGATGTTCTCGATGACGCTGCGGTCAATAAGGCCGTTACAGAGATTGGCGACATTGACGTTCTTTTCAACTGCGCGGGCGTCGTGCATGGCGGCACGATACTGGAAACGAAGGACGAGGATCTCGAATTCGCCTGGAATCTCAATGTCCGTTCGATGGTTCGCGCGATCCAGGCAGTCCTGCCGGGCATGCTCGCGCGCGGGGGCGGGTCGATTGTCAACATGGCGTCGGTTGCCAGCAGCGTGAAAGGCGTACCCAACCGCTTCGCCTATACGGCAACCAAGGCTGCAGTGATCGGCCTCACCAAGTCCGTCGCCGCCGATTTCGTCGGACAAGGCATCCGGTGCAACGCCATCTGCCCGGGAACCGTCGAGAGCCCGTCGCTCCAGGAGCGCATGAAGGCCGGCGGCGACTACGAGGCCGCACGCGCTGCCTTTATCGCCCGTCAGCCGATGGGTCGCATCGGTACACCGGAAGAGATTGCCGATCTTGCCGTATACCTCGCTGGCGCTACCTACACCACCGGTCAGGCCTATGTGATCGACGGCGGCTGGACGGGCTAG
- a CDS encoding ABC transporter substrate-binding protein has translation MTIAKSLLSRRAFTALAGAAVLATMTPVASFAQDVTIPIIVKDTTSFYWQIVLAGARAAGKDLGVNVPELGAQSESDINGQISILENAVAGKPAAIVISPTEFKALGKPIDEAAKAVPIIGIDSAADSKAFTSFLTTDNVQGGRIAADGLAAAIKEATGKEEGEVAIITSLPGVGSLDQRREGFLDQVKTKYPGLKVVVDKYADGQATTGLNMMTDLITANPNLVGVFASNLIMAQGVGQAIAENKLGDKIKVIGFDSDDKTVGFLKEGALAGLVVQDPYRMGYDGVKTALAVSKGEKVEANVDTGANLVTKANMSEPKIDALLNPKI, from the coding sequence ATGACAATAGCCAAATCGCTGCTGTCCCGACGCGCCTTCACCGCGCTCGCCGGCGCCGCCGTCCTTGCAACGATGACGCCAGTCGCGTCCTTTGCGCAGGACGTCACCATCCCGATCATCGTGAAGGATACCACCTCGTTCTATTGGCAGATCGTGCTTGCTGGCGCCCGTGCGGCTGGCAAGGACCTCGGTGTAAACGTTCCCGAGCTCGGGGCGCAGTCCGAGTCCGACATCAACGGCCAGATCAGCATCCTCGAGAACGCAGTGGCTGGAAAGCCGGCCGCAATCGTGATCTCGCCCACGGAATTCAAGGCACTTGGCAAGCCGATTGACGAGGCCGCAAAGGCCGTCCCGATTATCGGCATCGACTCGGCGGCTGATTCCAAGGCGTTCACCTCGTTCCTGACGACCGACAACGTTCAGGGCGGTCGCATCGCTGCCGATGGCCTTGCTGCCGCCATCAAGGAAGCGACCGGCAAGGAAGAGGGTGAAGTTGCCATCATCACCAGCCTCCCCGGCGTAGGTTCACTCGACCAGCGTCGCGAGGGCTTCCTCGATCAGGTAAAGACCAAGTATCCCGGACTCAAGGTGGTGGTCGACAAGTATGCTGATGGCCAGGCCACCACGGGCCTCAACATGATGACCGACCTCATTACGGCGAACCCGAATCTGGTTGGCGTCTTCGCCTCGAACCTCATCATGGCGCAGGGCGTTGGCCAGGCGATTGCGGAAAACAAGCTCGGCGACAAGATCAAGGTCATCGGCTTCGACAGTGACGACAAGACCGTCGGCTTCCTCAAGGAAGGCGCTCTCGCCGGCCTCGTTGTGCAGGATCCTTACCGCATGGGTTATGACGGCGTGAAGACCGCACTTGCCGTCTCCAAGGGCGAAAAGGTTGAGGCCAATGTCGATACCGGCGCAAACCTCGTCACCAAGGCGAACATGAGCGAGCCGAAGATCGACGCGCTCCTGAATCCCAAGATCTGA